A portion of the Corynebacterium ammoniagenes DSM 20306 genome contains these proteins:
- the dnaN gene encoding DNA polymerase III subunit beta, translating to METLTTNAVSFRVAKDDLSHAVGWVARNLPTKAAQPVLRAMIFTADDNGLEIAGFDYEVSTRVRIAAEIEEPGRVAVAGKLMSDIVSAMPNRPVEIRQEDTKVLIQCGSSRFELPTISLEDYPQLPVLPEVTGKINPQLFSEAVSQVAAAAGKDDTLPMLTGISMSIEGKDVHLTATDRFRLAVRTFEWEPTAEDVKTQLLVPAKTLQETARTLDSHINDPIEIAVGTGDSIAADGLFGLHADNRETTTRMLDADFPTVSHLLPKTHTAMASVEIGPLQEAIRRVSLLTDRNAQIRMLFSEGEVQLAAGATDTGNAEETIPCAFTGRDELLIAFNPAFLKDGLAVIPTDRVVFGFTEPSRPAIMIPEPEELPEADEDGNFPTPDTFFTYLLMPVRLPG from the coding sequence ATGGAAACCCTAACGACCAACGCCGTGTCTTTTCGTGTGGCTAAAGATGACCTCAGCCACGCAGTTGGATGGGTTGCCCGAAACCTACCGACGAAGGCAGCGCAGCCAGTCCTGCGCGCAATGATTTTCACCGCGGATGACAATGGCTTGGAAATTGCAGGATTCGACTATGAGGTTTCCACTCGTGTTCGGATCGCTGCGGAGATCGAAGAGCCTGGCCGCGTAGCTGTGGCCGGCAAGCTCATGTCTGACATTGTCAGCGCTATGCCTAATCGGCCGGTAGAGATTCGCCAAGAAGACACCAAGGTTCTCATTCAGTGTGGTTCTTCACGCTTTGAGCTGCCGACCATTTCCTTGGAAGACTACCCACAACTTCCGGTATTGCCCGAGGTCACCGGCAAGATCAACCCACAGCTTTTCTCTGAAGCGGTCTCCCAGGTCGCCGCAGCAGCGGGCAAAGATGACACGTTGCCAATGCTCACCGGCATCAGCATGTCCATCGAAGGCAAAGATGTGCATCTAACTGCCACTGACCGCTTCCGCCTGGCAGTGCGCACTTTTGAGTGGGAGCCCACGGCTGAGGATGTAAAGACCCAGCTGTTGGTACCAGCCAAGACTCTGCAGGAAACTGCGCGCACGCTGGACTCACACATCAATGACCCCATTGAAATTGCAGTCGGTACCGGCGACAGCATTGCTGCCGATGGCCTCTTTGGCCTGCACGCCGATAACCGTGAGACCACCACGCGCATGTTGGATGCAGATTTCCCGACGGTCTCGCACTTGCTGCCGAAGACGCACACTGCCATGGCCTCGGTTGAGATCGGTCCACTGCAGGAAGCTATTCGTCGTGTTTCTTTGTTGACGGACCGAAATGCTCAGATCCGTATGCTCTTTAGCGAAGGCGAAGTACAGCTTGCAGCAGGTGCAACGGATACGGGCAATGCCGAAGAAACCATCCCTTGTGCATTTACCGGCCGTGATGAACTGCTGATTGCTTTCAACCCGGCCTTCCTCAAAGACGGCCTAGCAGTTATTCCAACGGATCGCGTGGTCTTTGGCTTTACGGAACCATCACGCCCAGCGATTATGATTCCAGAGCCAGAAGAGCTCCCGGAAGCAGATGAAGATGGTAATTTCCCAACGCCTGATACCTTCTTCACCTACCTTTTGATGCCAGTGCGTTTGCCTGGTTAA
- the recF gene encoding DNA replication/repair protein RecF (All proteins in this family for which functions are known are DNA-binding proteins that assist the filamentation of RecA onto DNA for the initiation of recombination or recombinational repair.) — MYIRELDLRDFRSWTELKLDLDPGIVLFVGRNGFGKTNIVEALGYVAHLSSHRVNQDAPLVRQGTASARVSATAVNQGRELTAHMLIKPHAANQAQINRTRCKSPRELLGVVKTVLFSPEDLALVRGEPAERRRYLDDIIATRTPRLAGVKADYDKVLRQRNALLKSASAAMRRGYGDTEGASALATLDVWDTQLATLGAQVINARLELIDELSDLIPAAYEGLAPESRPAHIAYKATIDTSDRDVLEAVMLAELGTKRQREIERGISLVGPHRDDLELHLGTAPAKGFASHGETWSYAIALRFAEFQLLRSEDSDPILILDDVFSELDAKRREKLVKLAADVEQVFITAAVDEDLPENLVPIKRYEIGVEDTADGRVSVLVQPDDSRDGRGIEESASAPRIEEQEHGGTTKAGGSDV, encoded by the coding sequence ATGTATATTCGTGAGCTTGACCTGCGGGATTTCAGATCTTGGACGGAGCTAAAGCTAGATCTGGATCCCGGCATTGTCCTTTTTGTAGGCCGCAACGGTTTTGGTAAGACCAATATCGTTGAGGCCTTGGGCTATGTCGCGCACCTAAGTTCACACCGCGTTAATCAAGACGCACCTTTGGTGCGGCAAGGCACGGCCAGCGCCAGGGTTTCTGCGACCGCGGTCAACCAGGGCCGCGAACTGACAGCACACATGCTGATCAAACCTCATGCTGCTAATCAAGCCCAGATCAACCGCACCCGGTGTAAGTCCCCGCGCGAGCTTTTAGGCGTTGTAAAAACCGTGCTCTTTTCCCCGGAGGATTTAGCTTTGGTGCGCGGTGAGCCGGCAGAACGTCGCCGCTACCTTGATGACATCATCGCGACGCGAACTCCGCGTCTAGCTGGGGTGAAGGCAGACTATGACAAAGTTTTGCGCCAACGCAATGCTTTATTGAAATCTGCATCGGCAGCGATGCGTCGTGGATATGGGGATACCGAGGGTGCTTCGGCCCTGGCGACATTAGACGTGTGGGATACCCAGCTGGCGACGCTGGGCGCACAGGTTATCAATGCGCGCTTAGAGCTTATCGATGAGCTCTCAGATCTGATCCCTGCTGCGTATGAAGGTTTAGCGCCCGAATCAAGGCCTGCGCATATTGCGTATAAAGCAACGATTGATACCTCTGACCGTGATGTATTAGAAGCCGTCATGCTCGCGGAATTGGGAACTAAACGCCAACGTGAGATCGAGCGTGGAATTTCTTTGGTAGGCCCCCACCGTGATGACCTGGAATTACATTTGGGCACCGCCCCGGCCAAGGGGTTTGCTAGCCATGGTGAGACGTGGTCTTATGCCATTGCTTTGCGCTTTGCAGAATTCCAACTGCTGAGATCCGAGGATTCCGATCCTATTTTGATCCTGGATGACGTCTTTTCAGAGCTAGATGCCAAGCGCCGCGAAAAGCTGGTGAAACTCGCAGCAGATGTTGAACAGGTCTTTATCACCGCCGCTGTCGATGAGGATCTGCCAGAAAACCTCGTGCCCATCAAGCGCTATGAAATCGGTGTGGAAGATACCGCTGATGGCCGGGTTTCCGTCTTGGTTCAGCCTGATGATAGCCGCGATGGCCGCGGTATCGAAGAGTCTGCTTCTGCACCTAGAATAGAAGAACAGGAGCACGGCGGAACCACAAAGGCTGGTGGCAGCGATGTCTAA
- a CDS encoding DciA family protein — protein sequence MSNTDPVQQAFDHIRKRSPNPPKLQHVSRSKIAKMQVEKPQGVPVPQVPGFDISELTKTPQKRYRGKGRETGADGRRRRKGVDIPKLGSHIAREVTSRGWEHELAHGWITGHWHKLVGEKIAQHTHPDRIENGIIYVACDNSNWGTQLRYLQRQILQRISEQVGVDVITQLKISGPKQHKNYQGPMWVKPQGSKDTYG from the coding sequence ATGTCTAATACAGACCCAGTGCAACAAGCCTTTGACCATATTCGTAAGCGTTCGCCGAATCCGCCGAAGCTACAGCATGTGTCCCGATCCAAGATCGCGAAGATGCAGGTGGAAAAGCCCCAGGGCGTCCCGGTGCCCCAGGTGCCGGGATTTGATATCTCGGAGCTGACAAAAACTCCGCAGAAACGTTATCGCGGCAAAGGCCGCGAAACCGGAGCTGATGGTCGTCGGCGCCGCAAGGGCGTGGATATTCCGAAATTGGGTTCTCATATTGCACGCGAGGTCACGTCGCGTGGCTGGGAACACGAATTAGCGCATGGCTGGATTACGGGGCATTGGCACAAGCTAGTCGGCGAAAAGATCGCGCAGCATACCCACCCAGATCGCATCGAAAATGGCATTATTTATGTCGCCTGCGATAACTCCAATTGGGGTACGCAACTGCGCTATTTGCAACGGCAGATTCTGCAGCGGATCTCGGAGCAAGTTGGCGTAGATGTCATTACACAACTGAAAATTTCCGGTCCGAAGCAACATAAAAATTACCAAGGGCCAATGTGGGTAAAACCGCAGGGCTCGAAGGATACATACGGTTAA
- the gyrB gene encoding DNA topoisomerase (ATP-hydrolyzing) subunit B: MATQPEYNAGSITILEGLEAVRKRPGMYIGSTGPRGLHHLIWEVVDNSVDEAMAGHASKVIVRLMEDGGVEVTDDGRGIPVGMHASGAPTVQVVMTQLHAGGKFDSDSYAISGGLHGVGISVVNALSTRVEAEIKTDGKHWYQVFNNSIPEELQEGGNARGSGTKIRFWADPEIFESVEYDYDTIARRLQEMAFLNKGLTIQLIDERVTKEQLDLEAIADAESGEKQLDETSFDDEEVDDFVEEGAVTPAPVETSGSSKKKLQKKVTYHYPDGLIDYVKFLNKTKSAIHPTVVAFDVKGNEHEVEVAMQWNQGYKESTHTFANTINTYEGGTHEEGFRSALTSLMNRYAKEHKLMREKDGSLTGDDCREGLAAVVSLKVADPQFEGQTKTKLGNSEIKGFVQRAVNEHLNDWFDANPAEAKAIVNKAVASSQARVAARKARELVRRKSATDLGGLPGKLADCRTKDPKISELYIVEGDSAGGSAKGGRDSMFQAILPLRGKILNVEKARMDKVLKNAEVQAIITALGTGIHEEFDITKLRYNKIVLMADADVDGQHIATLLLTLLFRFMPQLVEEGHVYLANPPLYKLKWGKGKPGYAYSDAERDELLEEGLNAGRKINKDDGIQRYKGLGEMNASELWETTLDPSNRILRRVDLEDAQRADELFSILMGDDVAARRSFITRRAKDVRFLDI; the protein is encoded by the coding sequence GTGGCTACCCAACCAGAATATAACGCTGGGTCAATTACCATCCTGGAGGGCTTAGAAGCTGTCCGTAAGCGTCCAGGTATGTATATCGGCTCTACCGGACCTCGTGGTTTGCACCACCTGATCTGGGAGGTCGTCGATAACTCAGTGGATGAGGCCATGGCAGGACATGCCTCCAAGGTCATTGTTCGCCTCATGGAAGACGGCGGCGTTGAAGTTACCGATGATGGCCGCGGTATCCCCGTGGGCATGCACGCCTCGGGTGCACCGACCGTCCAGGTCGTGATGACCCAGCTGCACGCAGGCGGCAAGTTCGACTCGGACTCTTATGCCATCTCCGGTGGTCTGCACGGCGTCGGTATCTCCGTTGTCAACGCGTTGTCTACCCGCGTCGAAGCGGAAATTAAGACTGACGGCAAGCACTGGTACCAGGTCTTTAATAACTCCATCCCGGAAGAGCTCCAAGAAGGCGGCAACGCGCGTGGATCCGGAACCAAGATTCGATTTTGGGCGGATCCGGAGATCTTCGAGTCCGTCGAGTATGACTATGACACCATTGCGCGTCGTTTGCAGGAGATGGCATTCCTTAATAAGGGTTTGACCATTCAGCTCATTGATGAGCGCGTGACCAAAGAACAGCTGGATCTCGAAGCCATCGCAGACGCGGAATCCGGCGAAAAGCAGCTGGATGAGACCTCTTTTGATGATGAAGAGGTAGATGACTTCGTAGAAGAAGGCGCTGTTACACCTGCGCCTGTGGAGACGTCGGGTTCTTCCAAGAAGAAGCTGCAGAAGAAGGTTACGTACCACTACCCAGATGGTCTGATTGATTACGTCAAGTTCCTCAATAAGACCAAGTCTGCTATTCACCCCACCGTGGTTGCTTTTGATGTCAAGGGCAATGAACACGAGGTTGAGGTAGCCATGCAGTGGAACCAGGGCTACAAGGAATCCACGCACACTTTTGCCAACACCATCAACACTTATGAAGGTGGTACCCACGAAGAAGGTTTCCGTTCCGCACTGACATCGTTGATGAACCGGTACGCCAAAGAGCACAAGCTCATGCGTGAAAAAGATGGCAGCTTAACAGGTGATGACTGCCGTGAGGGCCTGGCAGCGGTGGTCTCGCTCAAGGTTGCTGATCCGCAGTTTGAGGGTCAGACCAAGACGAAGTTGGGCAACTCTGAGATCAAGGGCTTTGTTCAGCGTGCAGTCAATGAGCACCTCAATGACTGGTTTGATGCCAACCCGGCTGAGGCCAAGGCCATCGTAAATAAGGCCGTGGCGTCGTCGCAGGCTCGTGTGGCAGCGCGCAAGGCGCGTGAGTTGGTGCGCCGTAAGTCTGCGACGGACTTGGGTGGTTTGCCAGGTAAGCTCGCCGATTGCCGTACCAAGGATCCGAAGATCTCTGAGCTGTACATCGTGGAGGGTGACTCCGCAGGTGGTTCGGCCAAGGGCGGCCGTGACTCTATGTTCCAGGCTATTTTGCCGCTACGTGGCAAGATCTTGAACGTGGAGAAGGCGCGCATGGACAAGGTGTTGAAAAACGCCGAGGTTCAGGCCATCATCACCGCGCTGGGCACGGGTATCCATGAAGAATTTGATATCACTAAGCTGCGCTACAACAAGATTGTGCTGATGGCCGACGCCGACGTTGACGGCCAGCACATCGCCACGTTGCTGCTCACCTTGCTCTTCCGCTTCATGCCGCAGTTGGTCGAGGAAGGCCACGTCTACTTGGCTAACCCACCGCTGTACAAGCTCAAGTGGGGCAAGGGCAAGCCAGGTTATGCCTACTCTGATGCCGAGCGTGATGAGTTGCTGGAGGAAGGCCTTAATGCCGGCCGCAAGATCAACAAGGATGACGGCATCCAGCGCTACAAGGGTCTTGGTGAGATGAATGCATCTGAGTTGTGGGAGACCACGCTGGATCCATCCAACCGCATCCTGCGTCGTGTTGATTTGGAAGATGCGCAACGCGCTGATGAGCTCTTCTCCATCTTGATGGGTGATGACGTAGCCGCACGCCGTTCCTTCATTACTCGCCGTGCAAAGGATGTCCGCTTCTTGGATATCTAA
- a CDS encoding DUF6918 family protein, producing the protein MANLSQLLEPRTRPGLITDLTELIQHTVAEQSGISGMAIKGAVSTATRINADIIPKGINQMLPGMLGDLEPRWAEFEKAGATDFGTFLEKDSAEVSDAVMSTADRHAERINVAPLAKTYKSLRNKGAKIVEGKVPELGRILQKHMK; encoded by the coding sequence ATGGCTAATCTTTCCCAGCTCCTCGAACCTAGAACTCGTCCTGGCTTGATCACCGACCTGACTGAGCTCATTCAACACACCGTCGCTGAACAATCCGGAATTTCCGGGATGGCGATCAAGGGCGCGGTATCAACCGCAACCCGAATTAACGCAGACATCATCCCCAAAGGTATTAACCAAATGTTGCCGGGCATGCTGGGTGATCTAGAACCCCGCTGGGCTGAGTTTGAAAAGGCCGGCGCCACCGACTTCGGTACCTTTTTGGAAAAAGACTCTGCAGAAGTCTCCGATGCCGTGATGTCCACCGCTGACCGCCACGCCGAGCGCATCAACGTCGCCCCCCTAGCCAAGACCTACAAGTCCCTGCGCAATAAGGGCGCCAAGATTGTGGAAGGCAAAGTCCCCGAGCTGGGCCGCATCCTTCAAAAGCACATGAAGTAG
- the gyrA gene encoding DNA gyrase subunit A, producing the protein MSDDNGDLYDKIHPIDINEEMETSYIDYAMSVIVGRALPEVRDGLKPVHRRILYAMYDSGYRPERGYVKSARPVADAMGHFHPHGDSAIYDALVRLAQPWNMRYPMVDGQGNFGSPGNDGPAAMRYTECRMTPLAMEMVRDIRENTVDFSPNYDGKTQEPDILPSRIPNLLMNGSGGIAVGMATNIPPHNLKELADAIFWLLENAEASEEESLEACMKFVKGPDFPTYGLIVGDSGIKDAYTTGRGSIRMRGVTSIEEQGSRQTIVITELPYQVNPDNLVTNIAESVANGKIAGISKIEDESSDRVGMRIVITLKRDAVARVVLNNLYKHSQLQTSFGANMLSIVDGVPRTLRIDQMLRYYVAHQIEVIVRRTQYRLDEAEKRAHVLRGLVKALDMLDEVIALIRRSPTVDEAREGLMSLLDVDTIQADAILAMQLRRLAALERQKIVDELAEIELEIADYKDILAKPERQRAIVHDELQEIVDKYGDERRTQIVAATGDVTDEDLIARENVVVTITSTGYAKRTKVDSYKAQKRGGKGVRGAELKQDDIVKNFFICSTHDWILFFTNFGRVYRLKAYELPEASRTARGQHVANLLEFQPEEKIAQVIQIQSYEDAPYLVLATKQGRVKKSRLTDYESARSAGLIAINLNEGDSLIGAELVSDADDILLTSEQGQAIRFTADDEQLRPMGRATAGVKGMRFRDDDQLLSLSVVQEGGYLLVATSGGYGKRTAIEEYAPQGRGGLGVMTFKYTPKRGKLIGAITVMEDDEIFAITSVGGVIRTEVNEIRPSSRATMGVRLVNLSDDVELLVIDRNVEDDGEEEALAVAKGEKTVEDARQELDPNKSGDQDNDSENKE; encoded by the coding sequence ATGAGCGATGATAACGGCGATCTTTATGACAAGATCCACCCCATTGATATCAATGAGGAAATGGAAACCAGCTATATCGACTATGCAATGTCTGTCATTGTTGGTCGTGCGCTACCAGAAGTACGCGACGGTCTAAAGCCAGTACACCGTCGCATTTTGTATGCGATGTATGACTCGGGCTACCGTCCTGAGCGCGGCTATGTGAAGTCTGCGCGTCCAGTTGCAGATGCCATGGGTCATTTCCACCCACACGGTGACTCGGCTATTTATGACGCGCTGGTGCGTCTGGCGCAGCCATGGAATATGCGTTACCCAATGGTTGATGGCCAGGGTAACTTCGGCTCCCCAGGTAATGACGGCCCGGCAGCAATGCGTTATACCGAGTGCCGTATGACGCCTTTGGCGATGGAAATGGTCCGCGATATTCGTGAAAACACCGTGGACTTCTCACCAAACTACGATGGTAAGACCCAAGAGCCAGATATTCTGCCATCGCGTATTCCTAACCTGTTGATGAATGGTTCCGGCGGTATTGCCGTTGGTATGGCCACCAACATCCCGCCGCACAACCTCAAAGAATTGGCAGATGCCATTTTCTGGTTGCTAGAAAACGCAGAAGCTTCCGAAGAAGAATCTCTGGAAGCGTGCATGAAGTTTGTGAAAGGTCCAGACTTCCCAACTTACGGCTTGATCGTCGGCGATAGCGGTATTAAGGATGCTTACACCACCGGCCGTGGTTCTATCCGCATGCGCGGTGTGACCTCCATTGAAGAGCAGGGCTCACGCCAGACCATCGTTATTACGGAGCTGCCTTACCAGGTCAACCCAGATAACTTGGTCACCAATATCGCGGAGTCCGTAGCCAACGGCAAGATCGCTGGTATTTCCAAGATTGAAGATGAATCTTCTGACCGCGTGGGCATGCGCATTGTTATTACGCTCAAGCGTGATGCCGTAGCGCGCGTGGTGCTCAACAACCTGTACAAGCACTCCCAGCTGCAAACTTCCTTCGGCGCGAATATGCTCTCCATCGTTGATGGCGTGCCACGCACCCTGCGTATCGATCAGATGCTGCGCTACTACGTGGCTCACCAGATCGAGGTCATTGTTCGCCGTACCCAGTACCGCCTGGATGAAGCTGAAAAGCGCGCACACGTCCTGCGTGGTCTGGTTAAGGCACTGGATATGCTCGATGAGGTCATCGCGCTGATCCGCCGCAGCCCAACCGTGGATGAAGCCCGCGAAGGTTTGATGTCCCTGTTGGACGTTGACACCATCCAGGCCGATGCCATCTTGGCCATGCAGCTGCGTCGCTTGGCTGCTCTGGAGCGTCAAAAGATCGTTGATGAGTTGGCAGAGATCGAGCTTGAGATCGCTGACTACAAGGACATTCTGGCCAAGCCTGAGCGTCAGCGCGCGATTGTGCATGATGAACTGCAGGAAATCGTGGACAAGTATGGCGATGAGCGTCGTACACAGATTGTTGCCGCGACCGGTGATGTGACCGATGAAGACCTCATCGCTCGTGAAAATGTGGTTGTGACAATTACCTCAACCGGCTACGCCAAGCGCACCAAGGTTGACTCCTACAAGGCGCAAAAGCGCGGCGGCAAGGGCGTACGTGGTGCAGAGCTGAAGCAAGATGACATCGTCAAAAACTTCTTCATCTGTTCCACCCACGACTGGATTTTATTCTTTACCAACTTTGGTCGCGTCTACCGCCTTAAGGCCTATGAATTGCCAGAGGCATCACGCACCGCACGCGGCCAGCACGTGGCTAACTTGCTGGAGTTCCAGCCTGAAGAAAAGATCGCGCAAGTTATTCAGATTCAGTCCTATGAGGACGCGCCATACTTGGTTCTGGCTACCAAGCAGGGACGGGTTAAGAAGTCCCGTCTGACGGACTATGAGTCCGCGCGTTCGGCAGGTCTGATTGCTATTAACCTCAACGAGGGCGATTCCCTGATTGGCGCTGAGCTGGTCTCTGATGCAGATGACATCTTGTTGACTTCGGAGCAGGGCCAGGCCATCCGCTTTACTGCGGATGATGAGCAGCTGCGTCCAATGGGTCGTGCAACCGCTGGTGTTAAGGGCATGCGTTTCCGCGATGATGACCAGCTGTTGAGCTTGTCCGTTGTGCAAGAAGGTGGCTACCTCCTGGTGGCTACCTCAGGTGGCTACGGCAAGCGCACGGCCATTGAGGAATACGCACCACAAGGCCGCGGTGGCTTGGGCGTGATGACATTTAAGTACACGCCAAAGCGCGGCAAGCTGATCGGCGCCATCACCGTGATGGAAGATGATGAAATCTTTGCCATTACCTCTGTGGGCGGCGTAATCCGCACTGAAGTCAATGAGATTCGTCCATCCTCGCGTGCCACCATGGGCGTGCGTTTGGTCAACCTCAGTGACGATGTTGAGTTGCTTGTCATCGACCGTAACGTGGAAGATGATGGGGAAGAGGAAGCGCTGGCTGTAGCGAAGGGTGAAAAGACTGTGGAGGATGCTCGACAGGAATTAGACCCTAATAAGTCAGGTGACCAGGACAACGATTCCGAAAATAAGGAGTAA
- a CDS encoding DUF3566 domain-containing protein, producing MARRNVSLKRITPLSAFRVGLAMSLVGLVAWLIAVAVLYFGMSQFGIWESMNSLIFDVGGNQSITFGMVFAVCALIGVVVAIFNTILAPLLALIYNAVVDLFGGLDIGLQDSAKPSKAAK from the coding sequence ATGGCACGACGAAATGTTTCGCTGAAGCGAATCACACCGCTATCGGCGTTTCGCGTCGGTTTGGCCATGTCGCTAGTGGGCTTAGTGGCCTGGTTGATCGCAGTTGCGGTCTTGTACTTCGGCATGAGCCAGTTCGGGATTTGGGAGTCCATGAACTCCCTGATCTTCGACGTTGGTGGCAACCAGAGCATCACCTTCGGCATGGTATTTGCCGTGTGCGCCCTGATCGGCGTGGTGGTCGCGATTTTCAACACCATCCTCGCACCGTTATTGGCGCTGATCTACAACGCCGTGGTTGATCTCTTCGGCGGTTTAGATATCGGTTTGCAGGACTCCGCGAAGCCGTCTAAGGCAGCTAAGTAG
- a CDS encoding LysR family transcriptional regulator: MPRYCTITAAELDTTQPTLSRTIQQLEEITGARLVERTTREFWLTSDGISLAEEARDILARLEDRLSSIGMKQQPPLRLGWAWAGFGRHTVPLLQAWKKEHAYPVELSRPADPMNALRHEHIDAALVRHSPPNPSELDGYIQSPLFTESLVAAIAADDPRSSLETVSLAQLAQTPLAVCRTAPTATAALWSDPQESPRTFTVSGTDEWLTHIALGEAVGITAEATIHNHQTSDVSYLPISDAPAVEVSLVYPRKQPHPQAEVFASFGRDYLAQTLMDHTPPYFLGGIRD; encoded by the coding sequence GTGCCTCGATACTGCACAATCACTGCGGCAGAACTCGATACAACTCAGCCGACGCTGTCACGAACAATTCAACAGCTGGAGGAAATAACAGGCGCGCGTTTAGTAGAACGCACCACGCGTGAATTCTGGTTGACCAGCGACGGTATCTCCCTGGCAGAAGAAGCGCGTGATATTCTTGCCCGCCTGGAAGATCGCCTGTCATCGATTGGTATGAAACAGCAACCCCCTTTGCGGCTGGGCTGGGCGTGGGCAGGTTTCGGTAGACACACTGTGCCGCTGCTACAAGCCTGGAAGAAAGAACATGCATACCCGGTAGAGCTCAGCCGCCCTGCCGATCCCATGAATGCTCTTCGACATGAGCATATTGATGCAGCACTCGTTCGCCACTCGCCGCCGAACCCATCAGAGCTCGACGGGTATATCCAATCCCCGCTTTTTACCGAGAGCCTGGTCGCTGCCATCGCCGCCGATGATCCCCGCAGTAGCTTGGAAACGGTGAGCTTGGCCCAACTTGCACAGACGCCGTTGGCTGTCTGCCGGACAGCCCCCACAGCAACCGCCGCATTATGGTCAGACCCGCAAGAAAGTCCACGCACTTTCACTGTCTCCGGCACCGATGAATGGCTCACGCACATCGCCCTCGGCGAAGCCGTAGGCATTACCGCCGAAGCCACCATTCATAACCATCAGACATCCGATGTTTCCTATCTCCCGATCTCGGATGCGCCCGCCGTTGAGGTGTCCTTGGTCTATCCACGCAAGCAGCCCCATCCCCAGGCTGAAGTCTTCGCATCTTTCGGACGCGACTACCTAGCACAGACCCTCATGGACCACACCCCTCCGTATTTTCTTGGCGGAATAAGAGATTAG
- a CDS encoding nuclear transport factor 2 family protein, with the protein MALTVDDLITREEIRDALNAYSQGLDQRNWELYDQAFTADASFEAPDEGIDKITAAELQQLLQSNNDTTRLSGQHLLHNTHFTMRGDTARTITEVEWVTLQTTDKPGIIFEVRAGGMYVDDLVKTDAGWRIQHRKLVTKNKSTRGVNYSSERIENIRRHSLEANYFL; encoded by the coding sequence ATGGCTTTGACCGTTGATGATCTCATTACCCGTGAAGAGATCCGAGATGCGCTCAATGCATATTCGCAAGGACTCGATCAACGCAATTGGGAGCTTTATGACCAAGCGTTTACCGCAGATGCGTCGTTTGAAGCCCCAGACGAAGGCATTGATAAGATCACAGCTGCTGAACTGCAGCAACTGCTCCAAAGCAATAATGATACAACGCGTCTATCTGGCCAGCACTTACTGCACAACACTCACTTCACCATGCGCGGCGATACCGCGCGCACCATCACCGAAGTGGAGTGGGTAACGCTGCAGACCACGGATAAGCCGGGGATTATCTTCGAAGTACGTGCTGGTGGCATGTACGTTGATGATTTGGTCAAGACTGATGCAGGGTGGCGGATTCAACACCGCAAGCTCGTGACCAAGAACAAGTCCACCCGCGGAGTGAACTATTCATCCGAGCGGATTGAAAACATCCGTCGGCACTCCCTGGAGGCAAACTACTTCCTTTAA